The Stenotrophomonas maltophilia genome includes a region encoding these proteins:
- a CDS encoding OprO/OprP family phosphate-selective porin — protein sequence MNPSTVLPLAALPVALGLLLASGHADAQSTPSPPAPLSQAELSRLVQQQALQIQQLEARLRAVEGGQGTAAALSAPPAPALETRVAALESGQSRQPNVSWAKGAPEFSSADGTTVFRPRGRLFVDASSTDGSAVGDRNVSGTEVRSVRLGAEGRYGTLGWVVEGDFADNAVAWKSVYATLDHTLFGLPADLTMGNRLNDRGIDGSSSTSNTPFQERNVVGTLMLPQRGLFGVGLTERVYGKGWHASLSVAGNDLNNAGTDNDSQTWTTRVHWNPLDTAAATLHLGAWAFHEKIPAGASGVVRSSAIAGHFNDLVRITPGTLLGAERSTAYGAELAGFFGPAWATGEWGTRTLRGADAGGRYDRDHAAWAISAGWFLAGALPSYSGKAGTWGKVKVADPVTRGGGGAWELKGRYEDVDYAELPSGGTGNAWTLGANWYLNDFSRVMFEAVRWQTRHRSGSAMGRDEGTTFNTRLQLVF from the coding sequence ATGAACCCTTCCACCGTGCTGCCGCTGGCAGCGCTGCCGGTCGCGCTCGGCCTGCTGTTGGCCAGTGGCCACGCCGACGCCCAGTCCACTCCTTCGCCGCCCGCGCCGTTGAGCCAGGCCGAGCTGTCACGCCTGGTGCAGCAGCAGGCGCTGCAGATCCAGCAATTGGAAGCGCGCCTCCGCGCCGTCGAGGGCGGGCAGGGCACTGCGGCCGCACTATCCGCGCCGCCCGCGCCCGCGCTGGAAACGCGGGTGGCCGCACTGGAATCCGGCCAGTCCAGGCAGCCCAATGTCTCTTGGGCCAAGGGCGCACCCGAGTTCAGCAGCGCCGACGGCACTACGGTGTTCCGTCCCCGCGGCCGCCTGTTCGTCGATGCCTCCAGTACGGACGGTTCGGCGGTCGGTGATCGCAACGTTTCGGGCACCGAGGTCCGTTCGGTGCGCCTGGGGGCCGAGGGACGCTACGGCACACTGGGCTGGGTGGTGGAGGGTGACTTCGCCGACAACGCGGTGGCCTGGAAGTCGGTCTACGCCACGCTGGACCACACCCTGTTCGGCCTGCCGGCCGATCTCACGATGGGCAACCGCTTGAACGATCGCGGTATCGATGGCTCCAGCAGCACCTCCAACACGCCGTTCCAGGAACGCAACGTGGTCGGCACGCTGATGCTGCCGCAGCGCGGCCTGTTCGGTGTCGGGCTGACCGAGCGCGTGTATGGAAAGGGCTGGCACGCCAGCCTGTCGGTGGCCGGCAACGATCTCAACAACGCCGGAACCGACAACGACAGCCAGACCTGGACCACGCGCGTGCACTGGAATCCGCTGGACACCGCTGCTGCCACGTTGCATCTGGGCGCATGGGCGTTCCACGAGAAGATTCCCGCCGGGGCCAGCGGCGTGGTGCGCAGTTCGGCCATCGCGGGACATTTCAACGATCTGGTCAGGATCACACCGGGCACGCTGCTGGGCGCCGAGCGCAGCACCGCCTACGGTGCCGAACTGGCCGGCTTCTTCGGCCCGGCGTGGGCAACGGGCGAGTGGGGTACGCGAACCCTGCGCGGGGCCGATGCCGGCGGTCGCTACGATCGCGACCACGCGGCGTGGGCGATTTCTGCCGGCTGGTTCCTGGCGGGCGCGCTGCCGTCGTACTCGGGCAAGGCCGGTACCTGGGGGAAGGTGAAGGTCGCCGATCCGGTGACGCGCGGCGGCGGCGGTGCCTGGGAGCTGAAGGGCCGCTATGAAGACGTGGACTATGCCGAGCTGCCCAGTGGCGGTACCGGTAACGCGTGGACCCTGGGCGCGAACTGGTACCTCAACGATTTCAGTCGCGTGATGTTCGAAGCCGTCCGTTGGCAGACCCGTCACCGCAGCGGCAGTGCAATGGGCAGGGATGAAGGCACCACCTTCAATACCCGCCTGCAGCTGGTCTTCTAG
- a CDS encoding ABC transporter ATP-binding protein has translation MALNATVRQLNGAPQLEPAQTMVAINKVTMSFGEFTAVRDVDIQVGDGEFLAIVGPTGCGKSTILNSVAGLLRPSSGDVAIDGRTVSGVQESVGYLFQQDALLPWKTAFQNVELGLRFRGVPEAERKAKANAWLAKVGLAGFEHRYPHQLSGGQRKRVQMAQALIVEPKVILMDEPFSALDIHTRHLMQNELLRLWQEDRRSVILITHDLEEAIALGDRVVVLSSGPASRVVRSFDVDLERPRNVAEIKLDDRFTDLYRDIWACLRGEVEKSYARQD, from the coding sequence ATGGCCCTTAATGCCACCGTGCGCCAACTCAACGGCGCACCGCAGCTGGAGCCTGCACAGACCATGGTCGCCATCAACAAGGTGACCATGTCCTTCGGCGAGTTCACCGCCGTTCGCGATGTCGACATCCAGGTAGGTGACGGCGAGTTCCTCGCCATCGTTGGGCCCACCGGCTGCGGCAAGAGCACCATCCTCAATTCCGTAGCTGGCCTGCTGAGGCCATCCTCGGGCGACGTGGCCATCGATGGCCGCACGGTCAGCGGCGTGCAGGAGTCGGTCGGCTACCTGTTCCAGCAGGACGCCCTGCTGCCGTGGAAGACAGCTTTCCAGAACGTCGAGCTGGGCCTGCGCTTCCGCGGCGTGCCCGAAGCCGAACGCAAGGCCAAGGCCAACGCGTGGCTGGCCAAGGTCGGCCTGGCCGGTTTCGAGCATCGCTATCCGCACCAGTTGTCCGGTGGCCAGCGCAAGCGTGTGCAGATGGCGCAGGCGCTGATCGTCGAGCCGAAGGTGATCCTGATGGACGAGCCGTTCTCGGCGCTGGACATCCACACCCGCCACCTGATGCAGAACGAGCTGCTGCGCCTGTGGCAGGAGGATCGCCGCTCGGTGATCCTGATTACCCATGACCTGGAAGAAGCAATCGCGCTGGGTGACCGCGTGGTGGTGCTGTCCTCCGGCCCGGCGAGCCGCGTGGTGCGCAGTTTCGACGTGGATCTGGAACGGCCGCGCAACGTGGCCGAGATCAAGCTGGATGACCGTTTCACCGACCTGTACCGCGACATCTGGGCCTGCCTGCGCGGCGAAGTGGAGAAGAGCTATGCACGCCAAGACTGA
- a CDS encoding ABC transporter permease encodes MHAKTDKFIQLALVVAVFGGWEGGIALGVIDPFFFPSPTVIVQQAWTWLSDTSFYQHVYITLTETALGYIIGTGLGVAGGVWLGLSRRSARILDPFIKGFNAIPRVVLAPIFVLWLGLGLWSKVALAVTLVFFTTFFNAMQGVREVNPVVLANARILGASRSDLLRHVYFPAAASWILSSLRTSVGFAVVGAIIGEYLGASAGLGYLIAQAEGNFNAVGVFAGIIILAAFVLVIDALLDVVENKLITWRPNAQAQATS; translated from the coding sequence ATGCACGCCAAGACTGACAAGTTCATCCAGCTCGCGCTGGTGGTCGCCGTGTTCGGTGGCTGGGAAGGTGGCATCGCGCTGGGAGTGATCGATCCGTTCTTCTTCCCCTCGCCAACGGTCATCGTGCAGCAGGCCTGGACCTGGCTGTCCGATACCTCCTTCTACCAACATGTGTACATCACGCTGACCGAAACCGCACTGGGCTACATCATCGGCACCGGCCTGGGCGTGGCCGGCGGTGTCTGGCTGGGCCTGAGCCGGCGCTCGGCGCGCATCCTGGATCCCTTCATCAAAGGCTTCAACGCGATTCCGCGTGTAGTGCTGGCGCCGATTTTCGTGTTGTGGCTGGGGCTGGGCCTGTGGTCGAAGGTGGCGCTGGCGGTCACGCTGGTGTTCTTCACTACGTTCTTCAATGCCATGCAGGGCGTGCGCGAGGTGAACCCGGTGGTGCTGGCCAACGCCCGCATCCTGGGGGCGAGCCGCAGTGACCTGCTGCGCCATGTCTACTTCCCCGCAGCGGCGAGCTGGATCCTGTCTTCGCTGCGTACTTCGGTCGGCTTTGCAGTGGTCGGTGCGATCATTGGTGAGTACCTCGGCGCTTCGGCGGGCCTGGGCTACCTGATCGCGCAGGCCGAGGGCAACTTCAATGCCGTGGGTGTGTTCGCCGGCATCATCATCCTGGCCGCCTTCGTGCTGGTCATCGACGCCCTGCTGGACGTGGTCGAGAACAAGCTGATCACCTGGCGTCCCAACGCCCAGGCACAGGCCACCAGCTGA
- a CDS encoding ABC transporter substrate-binding protein yields the protein MYKQFFMAALCAAGLAAAGCSNSGRPDGASTGTGDDAPVRISVGSYNLNNLPFFIADAKGYFKDVGLDVRTENFAQGGSKVLQALVANSTDVAVGFYDHTIQMQAKGKDVVAFVLLSRNSGLVMAGREDATFDPARPESIKGQKVGITAPGSSSDFFVRHFLAQHDIPADSISLIGVGSGAAAVAALEQGKIDLLVNYDPAATLITERKVGKIILDARSDEGARQVYGGLYPTSVMYANQSFLDKRPEAAEKIARAEQMALKFIADNSAEEIVAALPDSYVSGDRATYARAVENARAIFTRDGRFTPADLETPLKVLREFNTDVAKANIDLSKTYTNAFVERANAAAPAAQP from the coding sequence ATGTACAAGCAGTTCTTCATGGCCGCGCTGTGCGCGGCCGGTCTGGCCGCGGCCGGTTGCAGCAACAGCGGGCGCCCCGATGGCGCATCCACCGGCACCGGTGACGATGCACCCGTGCGCATCAGCGTCGGCTCCTACAACCTCAACAACCTTCCGTTCTTCATTGCCGATGCCAAGGGCTACTTCAAGGACGTCGGCCTGGACGTAAGAACCGAGAACTTCGCCCAGGGTGGCTCGAAGGTGCTGCAGGCCCTGGTGGCGAATTCCACCGACGTGGCGGTCGGTTTCTACGACCACACCATCCAGATGCAGGCCAAGGGCAAGGACGTGGTGGCCTTCGTGCTGCTCTCGCGCAATTCCGGCCTGGTGATGGCGGGGCGCGAAGACGCCACGTTTGATCCTGCGCGACCGGAGTCCATCAAGGGCCAGAAGGTCGGCATCACCGCACCGGGCTCCTCGTCCGACTTCTTCGTCCGCCACTTTCTGGCGCAGCACGATATTCCGGCCGACAGCATTTCGCTGATCGGCGTCGGCTCCGGCGCTGCTGCAGTCGCCGCGCTCGAGCAGGGCAAGATCGACCTGCTGGTCAACTACGATCCGGCTGCAACCCTGATCACCGAGCGCAAGGTCGGGAAGATCATCCTTGACGCGCGCAGCGACGAAGGCGCCCGCCAGGTCTATGGCGGGTTGTACCCGACCTCGGTGATGTATGCCAACCAGAGCTTCCTGGACAAGCGCCCCGAAGCGGCCGAGAAGATCGCCCGTGCCGAGCAGATGGCGTTGAAGTTCATCGCCGACAACAGTGCCGAGGAGATCGTTGCCGCGCTGCCGGACAGCTACGTCTCCGGCGACCGCGCCACCTATGCCCGCGCGGTGGAGAACGCGCGCGCGATATTCACCCGCGATGGACGCTTCACGCCGGCCGACCTGGAGACGCCGTTGAAGGTGCTGCGTGAGTTCAATACGGATGTGGCCAAGGCCAACATCGATCTGTCCAAGACCTACACCAATGCCTTCGTCGAGCGTGCCAACGCTGCGGCGCCGGCTGCCCAACCGTAA